The nucleotide sequence AGGCCAGAGGCAAGCATGATGAGCAGCAGTGCCAATAAGAATCTTAAGTTCAAAATGAGCCCCAGTGCTCCAGAGACCTCACGGAATTCCCAGCAGCAGTTGAGCCCAGAGGTCTCTTCCGGCTCCAGAGCACCCACAGGCAGCCGGGCTGACAGCCTGCATCTCTCCCCACAAGAGGACAGGCTGCCTGTTCAAAGTTTCCCTCCCAAAAGCTATCTGTCACGAGCAAGTCGAGAGTCAGTGGGCAAGCAAGCTGCAGGGGAGGTGGCAGGCAAGGGCGGGCCAGAGGGTGCTAAGCCCTCCCTGCACAAGCAGGGCACCATCTCTGGCCAGGGGGAGAAGGGACAGCTGGAGAGCACGTCCCAAAGCAGCAAGCTGGAGGAGACCAGCCTGGTCCCCCGAGCCAGCTACCCCgtggctctgcagagccctggctGCCAGCCGCGAGGCCACAGCCCCAgctgccagccccgtggccacaGCCCCAGCAGCCAATCCCGAGGCCAGAGCCCCAGCTGCCAGCCTCGAGGCCAGAGCCCACTGAGGTCCCAGGCTGCCAGCCGGCAGGTGAGCACCATGCCCTCCAGGAAGCTTGAAACGACCCTGGATGGCGCGCACTCAGCCTCTGAAGGCCCGACAAAGCCCAAATCATCCCGAGGTCCTTTCCGGCTACGCAATTTATTCTCTGCCACCTTCCCAACCCGCCAGAAGAAGGAGACTGATGAGCGGCAGGCCCAGCTGCAGAAGGTAAAGCAGTATGAGCTGGAGTTCCTCGAGGAACTTCTAAAGCCCCCAAGCCAGGGGGAGCTGCCAGGCACCGAGTACCTGCAACCCCCGGCCCCAGGCCGCTGCAGCTGCCAGCTCCGAAGCAGCCCGGTGCAGCAGGGGCCCGGTATGTCCCGAGAGCAAAGGCGCAGCTGCGATTGCAAGCGCATCTGCCGGGGGGGCCGCCCTCAGGCCCCCCAGACACCAGCGCCCGGCCTTCGTGGGACGGAGAGGGACAGGGTGCCCCCCACCCAGAGGCAGCCAGAGGCTGGCCCAGGCTTAAGCCTCAGCAGCCCCACCCATGTCCGGCGCATCCGCTCCACCAGCCTGGAATCCCGAGAATGCCGATCGGAGCCTGAAAGTGGTGTTTCGTGCCTGACCACGTGTGCCTCGGGGGGCGAGTGTCTGGGAGCTCCCAACTACAGGAAACTGATGCGCCGCTACAGCATCAGTGAGCTGGACCAGGGTGACAGGGCCTCACTGACCTCAGACGTCTACCCACACCCACCCCTGGGCATGCTGCCCAGGGAGGCCAAGGAGGTAGAGGCAGGCCTCCCCCTAGGCTTGGGTCCCAAAAGCAAGTCTCTGGAGTCACCAACCCTGGGAGACCCCTCATACGTCCAGGTTGCCCCTGAGACCAAAGGCCCCAGACAGATGGCCGTGTTCTCACTGCCAGAAGAGGTGTACCGGAAGCCTGCTGAGCTGGATGAGGACAGCGAGAGCAGCAAGTGCTGCTCCATCCGCTACTGCTTCTACTACCGCAAGTGCGACATCGCAGATGACACCAGCGATGGCAAGGATGAGCTCTCCTACTCCATCCCCATGAAGATTCTGCCCGGCATGAAGTTGGATGAGCAGGTGGTGCCTGTGGTGAGCAGGACCCTGCAGGTGCTGGATGCCGccacctgcagcagcagcagccccgaGGCCTCCCGTACCCAGGAGATTGACCTGCGGGTGTCCACCTTTGAGGGGAGCCTGGCCAAGATCAATGCCCTGCGGGCCCATGCCTATGGCCTGCCTGACGGCTTCCTAGCTGCCCGGCTGGACACCAACGAGCTGCTGACAGTCCTGCGGCAGTGTGTGGCCAGccccgaggcccgggcccccaagCCCTACGTGTCCCAGATCTCTGAGTACAAGCTCGAGCTGGCTCTCAAATTCAAGGAGCTGCGGGCCTCCTGCCGTCGCGTGGCCAATGTGGACAAGAGCCCCACTCACATGCTGGCAGCCATCACGGGCAGCTTCCAGGTGCTGAGCAGCCTCATTGAGACCTTCGTGCGGCTGGTGTTTATCGTGCGCTCCGAGGCCCAGCGCCAGGAGTTGCTGGCCAAGGTAGAAGAGGTGGTGAGGAACTACACCTTCCTGCTGCGCGCAGCTGAGGAGTCCACCGCCCGGAGCCtcaaccagcagcagcagcagcaacagcagcagacAGCAGCTATAGGGGCGGCCACAGGGCACCCACCAGGCTCCCCAACTTCAGCGACTGTTATGAGCACATTCACTCGCTCCTTAAAAACCCTTATTAAGTAGGGCATCTGCCCAGGCCTGCCCCCCTTCCCCAACCACAGCCCCAGGTTTGAGCTTTGTGGTCCTTGCATCTTGTGGTGAGTGTATGTGTCTGCTGGGCCAGTCAGGGTCCAAGAGCCTTCAGTCTCCAGGGAGTGAAAACTCCCCGAATTGAGGCTATCCCTGAGGGCTCCAGGCAGCTGCCACCCTGGGTGTCCTCACCCCTTCCCTGGCCTCTGGGCGTCACTGTGAGGGCCAAGGCCCCTCTACACCTGCCGCCTGCCGCAGAGCTgtattttatctcttttccaGGGCTGAGAGGTGCCATCAGGCTCACTTCCTGCTCCATTTTGGGGGCCAGGGGAGCCAGCACCTGAAGCAGGCAGGCCCACAGGCCTTCAGCTCCTCCTGGTATCTGCTCCCCAGGGAGCAGTGTCAGTAGCAGCAGAACACAGCGCCGAGCGGAGGGGAAAGGGCACTCGGCCCAGATGTGCCCGCCCACCCTGAGCTCACACTCACTCGGCAGGAGCCACCCCGCAGGGCCCATGCCCGGGTGGTAGGTCTGCAGAAGACAGCCACACAGGGCTGTTTGCAGCCGGCCCAACAGGCTGGCAGCCTTGGGAGCCCTCGCCCCCAGGCCCAGTAGCTCCACACCAGCCATCCCCAAAGTGCCCTGCCCCTCACTGACGGGCAGGGAGGCTCAGTCCACTAGGGCGCAAGCATCTGGGATCACCCCACTCGTTCTGGGTAAGGTACCTGGTGAAAACGTCTGCCCTGGGGAGACCCAGCGCAGGCCCTGGAGCCCGCCTGGCCCAGCCCAGTGCAGGGCTGTCGCTGCAGGCGTGCGGCTCCTCTCTCAACATCTCTCTACCAGACAGACTGTCCTTAGGAGTTCGACTTAGCTatggattgggggtgggggggtggggggttgggggaggggggtagggggtggggggcgtTGATGACTATATCTTAAACTTCTGGAAGCTAGCGTGATATGTTAATCCTGAGTATATGCTTTTGGCTGTGTATTGACCCTGTGGATTTGTCTCTCTAAGAAAAGAAGCTGAGCGCCTTACCCGGTGCAGTCctgcacctctctctctctccggaGTCATCTGGAAGGGAATTCACACTGTTTAGCATCCTTCTTGACACACATCTGCTGCCGTCACCGCCCCCCTACAACCTTCCTGGGAGTGAAGACACGGAGTCCCTACCAATTGTCCCACTGTAGGGAACAAAGAAAGCCAATGTTTTTCTCTATAGATTGCTTCTCATCCACCTCTCCATACCTCCCTGTTTCCCACCCGCTCGTGCCCTGTGTCTGCCTCTCTTTCATCATTACATGAGAGGCCCGTGTGAAATCCCCAATTCTTATGTGAGTTTTATAAAGATGTACACTGTGCTTACCCCCCACCCATTCTTGGTACCCCCAGCGCAATAAAGCCCCCCTGAGTGGCCATTTCTCCTGGCAAGGATTAGGGGAGCTCCTTCTACAGAAGCCAGCCccccttccttgcctctcctccCACAGGACCAAGTTGTTTAATGGGCCAGAGATGCAGCCAGTGGGGACCCCTTTCCCCCGCGACCACTGCCAGCCCGAGTGCTGATAtggtcttcctcttctcccaaCTTCTTGATCCTGCACATTCACCACTCAGCCCTCGCCTGTGTCATTCCACCACCATCCTTCACCTCTCCGTCAGCCTCACGGAGAGGACACATTTTCTAATGtctgtatatagtatatatactacataaaatatataacttatatatatatactaatttATGTCTTGTTTTTGAAACAAGAATGATTAAATCTATTCATCTTACTATCCCAATAAGTCTTTGCAGTGCCTCTTTGTGGGTATCCTTGAATTGTTGGTGGGTGGTGGCCCTTTGAGTGCGCCCCCTGGGCCTCTGCTCCCACCTCCCCGGGCCCCAGTGGGTGATGAGAGCTGAAGAacctgctcctcctgcctcctctctgctgcTCTTAGAAGCCTTCCGTTGGTCATGGGAGTTGGATACTGTTTACTCCTTTCTCTTGACCCTGTGGCCTCTGGCTCACGCGGCCACCATGTCTGTGACCTTAGAGttaaaggaggcaggagggggggACGACGCAATGTGCTCTGTGCCTAGTACACAGGATGGCCTGGTAGTTAGGAGACAGGGTTTTAGGTCAGCTCTCAGGTTGGGGTTGAGAAATGGGGCCTCTCCTTCTGAAATGGGCCCAGTCGCCTCAGAGTATAGCCTGACTGCCTTGTCACTTAGGCTAGTGAATCCCTTGCAATGGCCTCTGGCAATTTATTGGGAAGGGTGTTCGATAGGATACAAGAGCAGGACCCTAAGCAGGGCTGACCTCTGGCTTTTCAGAGAGTTCCTGAATGGTGGGAAAtgattctgtttctccttttctgctaTTTCCTTCTGGTACTCACAGGTCCCCACTAGCCTGTGAGGAGCCTTTGTGCCAACTCGAAAAAGGTTTTCCCTGCTGCACCCACCCCCGACGATGAATTAGAAGAAAAACCTTACCCTGTGGGTGATGGTCCCTGTGGGCACATGGCTTGGTAATTTCAGCCACACTTGCCCCGTCAGCCAGGTGCACAAACTATACAGCCATGTACAGTGGCCCTGCTTATTCGCTTCCTCCCAAAGATTGGGCATAGACTGTTTCTCATGTCTGCAAAGGTTGTAGCTAAACTGGTTTCTAATCTGAGCATGGAGGAGGAGCCAAGAGAGCGCACAGTCAGGCTGGGCTGCTCTGCACACTTCCCAGCACCAAACCAGAGCCCCATCTGCATGTGGGAGGCCGGCAGGGGTGACAGGCCTTGCCCTGTTGGCAGAGCTCTTCTGAGAGCTGTCTGCCAGGGATACTGTCCCACAACACCAAGGTTGGGACTCAGTGGAAGTGAGTGCCAATATAAAGTGAGGCCTGCTACCACTTAAAATGACCCGACTGGACAGTCTAGAAACTTGGGCTCCCTCTGGCCCTACACTACACTGGTAGCTCCTTACGGCTAGAAAGCATTCTCATTCAGTTCTATACCCTGGGTACCCAAccacacagtacctggcacatagtaggtcttcaataaatacatgttgaatgaatgagggtTGACAAGATGACTGCCATGAGAGAGCCCTCCCATACCTCTGTACCTCATGAAAAGGGCCCTCTGTCCTCTGGGAATGGTTAATCCAGGGCAGTGCTGTTGGACGAAGCCAGGCAGCCTGGCATCCTCCTATCAAAGAATGAGGAGTCAGGGCCATCATCCAGTGTCTCACTGACTCAGCTGAGTTTCACCAACAACTTAACAAAAGCTTTGGAAACTCCTGAGGTGACCAATGGTCTCCTTTGCTGTGGGCCCAGGGCCATTCTCTGCAGTAGCTGGGAGCATTGGGGAAGGCCTTCTTCCCACCAGcatcttcctctctgtcttcGGCCTGAGCCGGAACCTGAAGCCGATGCTCTCCAGCCACCCCGTACCAGAAGTGAGTCCCCAGAGCCTGACTCCTGCCTTTCTGACTTTAGCCAATTAAAGGAAAACGGGCTCACGCTGTTGGCATGGACCCAGGAGGTCTGTGGCACTGGCATAGTCACATTTTTTTCAACTTGTTAAATAGGCAATTTCATCAGCAACGAATTGAAAGGACCTGCCTTAGCCAGAACTTTTCCTGCCAAAGGGGCTGGGGAAAATCAGCTGCCAGTACTGGGAAGGGGCATACATTTATGTCTTAGGATCAAATTCCTCCAAACAGCCACTAGGATGGGAGTAATAACTGCATCCCATTCCCCATCCTCCAGGCTGGAAGCCAGACTGTGGGTGTGCATCTGGAGCAAGGATAAGGCCTCTCTGAACCAGGGACTGGAGTGGTATATGTGCACAGAAATTTGTGGGTAGAGCTGTTGTGTCCAAAATGCCACCATCAAAATTATGAGACACCCTCTGTGCTCCTCAAACTAAGGTCTGAGCCTCCCAGGGATGTGGCCCGTATTGCTTATACATGTGCATTTTCCTCAAAGATCTGGGAGGAAAAATCATGCAAAATGATACATTAAATACTTTTATGGAAAACTATCATGGAGAGGAATGCAAAAGTTGCATGCCATGTAAAACATATTTCAAAGACACTTGACACTCGTGTCTGATACTTTTGGCTACATTCCCATGCCCATATACCCAGCGTCCAGGTTCACTCTCCTCTCCCACTAGACATGCCTTGGTGGAAATATTGGACACGCTTAGGGTCCATCAGATGAGCTAACTGGTGGTGTGGGCTCCAAGGGGAAGACATCTAGGATGCCCTGTTTCCGTGGGTCTGGGCACAGGTAGGGGTCAGGCACTTCCTCAGGGATAAGAGACTTGGCATGACAGGGTGCCAGGAAGGGATGCCAGGAGGAGATGGGGCAATGTTATCaaagcccccctcccctcccatgtCCCACCCCAGTGTTGCCTGTTACACACTTTAGCACACGGTCAGCCCCAGGCACAGACTGAGGGGAGCCAGATTCCCTCCAAGCCAGAGATTTGTGCATCTGCAATGAACAAGCAAAGCAGGGAGGCTGCATGGGCTAAGCTGAGTGGTCCCCCCCAGAATCAGGGCTCCATTCTATTTTCAGCCGAGCCGCTGACTTGCCATGTGATGGGGTACAAGTCATTTCACCTTTTTGGGCCTCTTCTCTAAAATGAAGATGACTGAGTCTTCAGCCTCCCTCTGCAGCTTGGAGGATTAATGAGGTGGTGCTGAAAAAGCAGCTATAAAAATCCTGAGCCCTAGCTGTATGAGCTTAACAAGTGCAAATCGAATGGCCCTGGTCGCAGCTGGTTCACAGACACTAATTAAGCTTGCACCAAGAGCCTGGAACTAGAAACTTGGGTGCCTGTTTCCTTCAAACATCCATTGTTCTCAGTCAAAACCATCTTCCAGTCAGTTTCCAAAAGGGATATGCAAGACCGCCTCCCCTTTGGACCcttcttttaaaattgagaagCCTGCCTGCTACCTCAGTGGAGAACCCCATCCTGGGCTGGACACAGTCAGGTGGACCCAAGGCTCTTCTTGGCCTTTGGCCAGTACCCTGGCTTGTTTTGCTGACATCCTcctattatttcttcattctcATCCTCCTCGCTAGAAGCAGCTATAATGAAGGAGGCTTGAActtctaatttttcttcagcGTTTAGGCTTGGCTCATAGGAAAGGGCTTTCAACTCCAAACTCTCAGCCAGCTTCCTGGTGACAGCTTCAAGTTCTACCTACTGTGCTCAGTGTTTAGTTCCCGTGCATCCCACTCCCACCCTAGCAGTTTGCCAACCTATGGCAGCGTGCCAAGGGCAGCAGGAGAAATGATTTTCAAAGACCCACAGGGGACGGGGCGGTTCAGCTCCCAGGATCATGGCAAAATGGCCTAGCGGGCAAAGTTGGTTTTGGTTCCCACCCCCTGGTTGCCTTCCCTGCCCCTTTTCTTGCCAGGACATCCTGGGTCCTCATGCATTCCTCTGGCTTCTCAGTGCCCTGCATGGTGATAACTCTGTAGGCCTGCCCTCGCTTCAAACTgaactcttcctcctcctcttcctctctccaagcAAAAGCTGATATTATGGGCATACGTTAGGTTTTGAGCCATCTGATTAACAAATAAAGCAACTTGTGCTGTGCCTAAGGGCTTCCTGTGAAGTGAGATATAGTCATATCCAATACAGGATGCAATGAATCTGATCTTTTAATTTGTATGCATGTACGTGTGACCTTGGTAACAGTGGCTATTGGAAATCCCTTCTCTCAATTATGGGATTATGACAGTGGAGAATGTCCAAGCCATTGAGGTAGGtgttctctttgccttttctagaacccTAATCACTCAATCCGTTGGCCTGCCCACTTGTAAACTGAGGAGGCCATCTGCCCCTCCCTACCTCATATAAATTTGAGGATAAGTCTGCAGTATGGGCAAGCTGTTGGCTGTTTCCTGGAAATAACTGCAATTCCTGATTCCTAGTATGatttatatgcaaaaaaaaaaaaagatatatggcAATGGCAGGATTCTTGGCCACCAAGGACAGAGGAATTGGTGGGAAAGCAAGAGCAAGGACAAGCACTCCTGCCCCTTTTCTAACCTGGTACAGAGGGAATGTACAATGCCTCCAGGGACCTGAAAAGATTCAAAGAACCAGGTAGAAAATAGACAGATTTTCCCCCGATGAACAATGGAAGAGTCTGACTTGCGTTTCCTGCAGCCCTGAGCCCAAGTTAACTTGGCTCTGTGACGGAGTTGCAAGCAAAAGCCCTTACACCAGGAGCCAGAAGACTTTGGTTTTATTTGCAGCTCTTCCAagaactagctgtgtgaccttgggcatttacttcccctctctgagtaTCAGTTTCTTGCATTATAAATTGAGTGGATTGAACTAGAGGGCCtataagcttaaaaaaaaacaaagcacattttctctacattcttacatgtaagcattttttaaacaaaggcaAGTACTTCTAGCATCACCCAAACATTCCCCAGGTCAGTAACTAAACTGGGAGAACTCCCCAGCTCATAAAAGTTAAACCCCAGAACAAATCACACAGCCCACTTGGCCTTGCCGTTTTCATCTAATCCCCTTCTGTcaagggcgggggggggggggggtgctgaaATCTCCCATCTCTTAAATCCCTAAatgattccagctctctgggataCGGTCCTTGTACAAAAAAGCCTATCTTCATGGGAAACCAACTCCCAGGAACCCTAGGAGAGTGAAATACATGTAAAGGGTCCAGCCAAATCCTACCTAAGGTAAAACAGCAAACTTTGCTTTATGAGATAAATCTGGAACAGGACTCGTTTTAAGATAGACTTTTGTTAATAAAATCGTGATTTACATATATGCCCTTTGCTTTTCCAAAGGACTCCTACACTGAATTCTTTTGAAAAACCATTAATACTCACCTCCTAATATATCTTCAGTGTTAATCCAGATTTTCAATTCAAATCCTTAAGCATTTAAAATGTATCCACTCGGAGGATCTATGAGAGGGGCTGTGGGACACACgtggtctctgccctcaaagagcttgcaTACTTACTGAAGACAGAGAATGTGAGTTTGGGAGTTCAGGGCCCAATGGAAGGGCCAACTCCTGAGAGCTCATGAGCTCAGCATGGGCTGCAGCTCATCAGGCAGTCTCTACAAATCTGATGTGCTTTGTGGTGGCCTTTGAAAGCCCTCTGGCGTGCTTACAAAAGTGAGAAACCCACCTGCCATCACTTTGGCATGGAATTAGGAGATGGCTGAAAAAGTGAAGATGAGAATATGAACAATGAAGACAGGTCACACTAGCCTGGAGAGGGAAAAATCGGAACATAGGCAGGggatagaagagagaaaatatcttgaaagaaaTGCTAATACCCAGAAGGAGCAGAAAAAGTTGCTTGAAGATGACGAGGAAGCCCAGCTAGTCAAAGCTGATGCTGGAACAAGTCCAGTGCACTGGGATTGAAGTGGCAGGCCTAGAAAAGGGAGATTTTACTGCAATGATTTATTTCTAGTCCTGCAGGGAGTAGACGGAGAGAGTGAGGACTTCTTTCTCTCATCTGCTGTTCAAGTAGTCATTTACAAGTTTGTAAAGCTTCTTGAGGAAAAGGGCCATGTTTAATTCATTTCTATACTTCAAAGGCTGAGCACTGTACTTTGTCCATACTTGCTGCCCAAGAAAAGCCTGCAGAAGAAATGGCTGATTGAACAAATGGATGAATTTAGACTCTCCTATGAAGCCTGAGATCTCAGAGGGAGGCAAAACCAGACCTGCCCTACAGGGCACGGGGAGGGCGAGAGCCCTTCCAATGAGGAGTGTGTTTACAAAATTCTCCCAGTGGTCCTGAGCTTTGGAGTTAGTTGGAAATATGAAATATGGGCAAGAGGGCATTCTTCAGCCTTTTCTAGAGCAAAATAATtggtcctcttccctctccctttctctccagctCATAGATCAGATTTCCCCTCATCAGGACTCCAGCCCTTACCCTCAACACCCTGAAATTGGCATTCGAAGCCCTCCACAATCTGGTTATGTATGGGTCAGGATGGACCAGATAAACAGATCCAGTAGGAGATGTATGTTAGAGGATTTATTGGAAAGAATTGGCTTACACCATTGTGGGCGCTGGCTAGGTAAGTCTGAAATCCATGGGGTAAGCCATCAGGAAGGGCAGGTTGGAATTTTCAGGCAACAGCTGAATCTGCAGTCCGCAAGCAGAATTCCTTTTTCCTCAGGGAAACTTCAGTTCTGCTCTTAAGACCTTCGAACTGACTGAATCAGACCTACCCAAATTGTCTAGGAAACTCTCCTCCACTT is from Equus asinus isolate D_3611 breed Donkey chromosome X, EquAss-T2T_v2, whole genome shotgun sequence and encodes:
- the FRMPD3 gene encoding FERM and PDZ domain-containing protein 3 isoform X3; translated protein: MQEESANDMECEQLPAETLRQVTIHRDPIYGFGFVAGSERPVVVRSVRPGGPSEDKLLTGDQIVAINEEDVSEAPRERFIELIRSAKEFIVLTVLHTHQSPKSAFISAAKKAKLRSNPVKVRFSEQVAVGETDAKMMKKEALLLIPNVLKVFLENGQIKSFTFDGRTTVKDVMVTLQDRLSLRYIEHFALVLEYAGPEQNHKFLLLQDKQPLAYVVQRTHYQGMKCLFRISFFPKDPVELLRRDPAAFEYLYIQSRNDVIRERFGMDPKPEMLLGLAALHIYITVSATRPSQKISLKNVEKEWGLEPFLPPSLLQGIKEKNLRKSLSQQLKAHQTHPSSGTKGSAIQAKLQYLRILNELPTFTGVLFNTVGLDEKQSATTLLVGPRHGISHVIDLKTNLTTVLSEFSKISKIQLFRENQGVARVETSIMDAKPLVLLMEWPEATNFACLIAGYCRLLLDSRKMVFSRPASQPLPPPMIKAGLIVLATITPESSLDSGHETNSSELTDMSEMMSAMKQHQNTTYFLAQHLNKDSLLARKDLPFRIQSCAAQAVITAPYSLGRPDPNPSLQPAVTGQSPGPPGARRKLPQSEAQSQRERTYALAVHPALSPQLSEQKNLSLLSPVPEDKGPGHPRAGLEMSLRAATPSLSEEQVCELRENLPKEVRLSPKLILDPKGSVTPAIISAALQQVVHTKSLPAPGGALGNTPSSGERRLEASVGRPEASMMSSSANKNLKFKMSPSAPETSRNSQQQLSPEVSSGSRAPTGSRADSLHLSPQEDRLPVQSFPPKSYLSRASRESVGKQAAGEVAGKGGPEGAKPSLHKQGTISGQGEKGQLESTSQSSKLEETSLVPRASYPVALQSPGCQPRGHSPSCQPRGHSPSSQSRGQSPSCQPRGQSPLRSQAASRQVSTMPSRKLETTLDGAHSASEGPTKPKSSRGPFRLRNLFSATFPTRQKKETDERQAQLQKVKQYELEFLEELLKPPSQGELPGTEYLQPPAPGRCSCQLRSSPVQQGPGMSREQRRSCDCKRICRGGRPQAPQTPAPGLRGTERDRVPPTQRQPEAGPGLSLSSPTHVRRIRSTSLESRECRSEPESGVSCLTTCASGGECLGAPNYRKLMRRYSISELDQGDRASLTSDVYPHPPLGMLPREAKEVEAGLPLGLGPKSKSLESPTLGDPSYVQVAPETKGPRQMAVFSLPEEVYRKPAELDEDSESSKCCSIRYCFYYRKCDIADDTSDGKDELSYSIPMKILPGMKLDEQVVPVVSRTLQVLDAATCSSSSPEASRTQEIDLRVSTFEGSLAKINALRAHAYGLPDGFLAARLDTNELLTVLRQCVASPEARAPKPYVSQISEYKLELALKFKELRASCRRVANVDKSPTHMLAAITGSFQVLSSLIETFVRLVFIVRSEAQRQELLAKVEEVVRNYTFLLRAAEESTARSLNQQQQQQQQQTAAIGAATGHPPGSPTSATVMSTFTRSLKTLIK